The Lycium barbarum isolate Lr01 chromosome 9, ASM1917538v2, whole genome shotgun sequence genome has a segment encoding these proteins:
- the LOC132609146 gene encoding solanesyl diphosphate synthase 3, chloroplastic/mitochondrial-like has protein sequence MGLYQISRNSLSRCRWLFSISLHPHQQLHHSNHIHASQKVLGCRVLHSRVSNALSGRWQQIHHQSTAVAEEQVDPFSLVADELSLVTNRLRSMVVAKVPKLASAAEYFFKMGVEGKRFRPTILLLMATALNVPISRSALQVDVDSLSMDLRTRQQSIAEITEMIHVASLLHDDVLDDADTRRGIGSLNLVMGNKIAVLAGDFLLSRACVALASLKNTEVVSLMATAVKHLITGETMQITTSSDERCSMEHYMQKTYYKTGSLISNSCKSIALLAGHTAEVSILAFDYGKNLGLAFQLIDDVLDFTGTSATLGKGSLSDIRHGIVTAPILYAMEEFPQLRTLVDRGFDDPVNVEIALDYLGKSRGIQRTRELARKHASLASAAIDSLPESDDEDVQRSRRALVELTHRVITRTK, from the exons ATGGGTTTATATCAGATTTCAAGAAACAGTTTGAGTAGATGCCGATGGCTATTTTCAATTTCATTACATCCCCATCAACAATTACACCATTCCAATCACATCCATGCTTCTCAAAAg GTTTTGGGTTGCAGAGTACTTCATTCACGGGTTTCTAATGCTCTTAGTGGTAGATGGCAACAAATTCATCATCAAAGCACTGCTGTAGCAGAG GAGCAAGTGGACCCATTTTCCCTTGTTGCAGATGAATTATCCCTTGTGACAAACAGGCTGAGATCAATGGTGGTTGCTAAG GTCCCAAAGCTGGCTTCAGCTGCTGAGTATTTCTTCAAAATGGGAGTAGAAGGAAAGAGGTTTCGACCCACA ATTCTGCTGTTGATGGCAACTGCATTGAACGTACCAATTTCTAGATCTGCACTCCAAGTGGATGTTGATTCTTTGTCCATGGATTTGCGTACAAGGCAGCAGAGTATAGCTGAGATCACTGAGATGATCCAT GTTGCCAGCCTACTTCATGATGATGTACTGGATGATGCTGACACAAGACGTGGGATAGGTTCTTTAAACTTAGTGATGGGAAATAAG ATAGCAGTACTAGCTGGAGACTTTCTGCTTTCCCGAGCATGTGTGGCACTTGCCTCTTTGAAGAATACCGAG GTTGTATCCCTTATGGCAACTGCTGTGAAACATCTTATTACTGGAGAGACAATGCAAATTACGACGTCTTCGGATGAACGTTGTAG CATGGAGCATTATATGCAGAAAACATATTACAAGACTGGATCATTGATTTCAAATAGTTGCAAATCAATCGCACTACTTGCTGGGCATACTGCTGAAGTCTCCATATTGGCTTTTGACTATGGAAAAAATTTG GGATTGGCATTTCAATTAATAGATGATGTTCTTGATTTCACGGGCACATCTGCAACTCTTGGCAAGGGTTCATTGTCTGATATTCGTCAT GGTATAGTAACTGCCCCAATATTGTATGCCATGGAGGAATTTCCTCAACTGCGTACGCTGGTGGACCGAGGTTTTGATGATCCTGTCAATGTGGAGATC GCTCTGGACTACCTTGGTAAGAGCAGAGGGATACAGAGAACAAGAGAACTTGCAAGAAAGCATGCTAGCCTTGCGTCAGCGGCAATTGACTCTCTTCCAGAGAGCGATGATGAGGATGTTCAGAGATCAAGACGGGCACTTGTAGAACTTACTCACAGAGTCATCACAAGAACAAAATAG